In Sander vitreus isolate 19-12246 chromosome 7, sanVit1, whole genome shotgun sequence, a genomic segment contains:
- the ttpal gene encoding alpha-tocopherol transfer protein-like isoform X2 gives MDADKRRLSPPRPSMADEHESIDLRSPPLDPSAAAGHSWFPGPPPPMYSCTLTPELVHKAREELQEKPEWRLRDVQALRDMILKEQPNLRTRLDDAFLLRFLRARKFDYDRALQLLLNYQAGRKAWPEVFQDLKPSTVKHVLDLGFLTVLPQPDPNGRYILCLRPGKWKPNDYPFVDNVRAIYLTLEKLIQPEETQVNGIVILADYTGVGMSQASNPGPFLAKKVVSILQDGFPIRIKAVNIINEPMIFKGIFAIIKPFLKEKMAERYILHGSDLRSLHRNIPRSVLPEEYGGIAAQLDSCAWSRVLLNCEEEFIVEFCQPDPLEGVVLPDAMLFEGEQASGQDDDTFRGLRSQLYYCY, from the exons ATGGATGCTGATAAAAGACGTTTAT CTCCACCCAGACCGTCCATGGCCGACGAGCATGAGTCCATCGACCTCAGGTCTCCTCCGTTGGACCCATCAGCAGCTGCAGGACACAGCTGGTTCCCCGGACCCCCTCCACCCATGTATTCCTGCACCCTGACCCCCGAGCTGGTGCACAAGGCACGAGAGGAGCTCCAGGAGAAACCAGAGTGGCGTCTCCGGGATGTCCAAGCACTGAGAGACATGATACTGAAG GAACAGCCCAACCTCAGGACCCGGCTGGACGACGCCTTCCTGCTGCGCTTCCTGCGGGCCAGGAAGTTTGACTATGACCGtgcgctgcagctgctgctcaaCTACCAAGCCGGCCGGAAGGCTTGGCCGGAGGTGTTCCAGGACCTGAAGCCATCCACAGTGAAACACGTCCTGGACCTGGGCTTTCTCACAGTCCTGCCACAGCCCGACCCCAACGGGAGATACATCCTCTGTCTCCGGCCAG GGAAATGGAAACCAAATGATTATCCATTTGTTGACAATGTGAGGGCCATCTATCTGACTCTGGAGAAGCTGATCCAGCCGGAGGAGACGCAGGTGAACGGTATTGTGATCTTAGCCGACTACACCGGAGTGGGCATGTCCCAAGCGTCCAATCCAGGCCCGTTCCTCGCCAAAAAAGTTGTAAGCATCCTCCAG GATGGCTTTCCAATCCGAATCAAGGCCGTTAACATAATAAACGAGCCCATGATCTTCAAAGGCATCTTCGCTATAATAAAGCCTTTTCTGAAGGAGAAGATGGCAGAGAGG TACATCCTCCACGGCTCGGACCTGCGCTCTCTGCACCGGAACATCCCCCGCTCGGTTCTGCCCGAGGAGTACGGCGGCATCGCGGCCCAGCTGGACTCGTGTGCGTGGTCGAGAGTGCTCCTGAACTGTGAGGAGGAATTCATAGTGGAGTTCTGCCAGCCGGATCCACTAGAGGGCGTGGTGCTTCCAGACGCCATGCTGTTTGAAGGAGAGCAGGCCAGCGGGCAGGACGACGACACCTTCAGGGGGCTGCGCTCGCAACTCTACTACTGTTACTGA
- the ttpal gene encoding alpha-tocopherol transfer protein-like isoform X1 has product MLIKDVYVCPSRLTLKASPAPPRPSMADEHESIDLRSPPLDPSAAAGHSWFPGPPPPMYSCTLTPELVHKAREELQEKPEWRLRDVQALRDMILKEQPNLRTRLDDAFLLRFLRARKFDYDRALQLLLNYQAGRKAWPEVFQDLKPSTVKHVLDLGFLTVLPQPDPNGRYILCLRPGKWKPNDYPFVDNVRAIYLTLEKLIQPEETQVNGIVILADYTGVGMSQASNPGPFLAKKVVSILQDGFPIRIKAVNIINEPMIFKGIFAIIKPFLKEKMAERYILHGSDLRSLHRNIPRSVLPEEYGGIAAQLDSCAWSRVLLNCEEEFIVEFCQPDPLEGVVLPDAMLFEGEQASGQDDDTFRGLRSQLYYCY; this is encoded by the exons ATGCTGATAAAAGACGTTTATGTATGTCCTAGTCGTTTAACATTGAAAGCATCTCCGG CTCCACCCAGACCGTCCATGGCCGACGAGCATGAGTCCATCGACCTCAGGTCTCCTCCGTTGGACCCATCAGCAGCTGCAGGACACAGCTGGTTCCCCGGACCCCCTCCACCCATGTATTCCTGCACCCTGACCCCCGAGCTGGTGCACAAGGCACGAGAGGAGCTCCAGGAGAAACCAGAGTGGCGTCTCCGGGATGTCCAAGCACTGAGAGACATGATACTGAAG GAACAGCCCAACCTCAGGACCCGGCTGGACGACGCCTTCCTGCTGCGCTTCCTGCGGGCCAGGAAGTTTGACTATGACCGtgcgctgcagctgctgctcaaCTACCAAGCCGGCCGGAAGGCTTGGCCGGAGGTGTTCCAGGACCTGAAGCCATCCACAGTGAAACACGTCCTGGACCTGGGCTTTCTCACAGTCCTGCCACAGCCCGACCCCAACGGGAGATACATCCTCTGTCTCCGGCCAG GGAAATGGAAACCAAATGATTATCCATTTGTTGACAATGTGAGGGCCATCTATCTGACTCTGGAGAAGCTGATCCAGCCGGAGGAGACGCAGGTGAACGGTATTGTGATCTTAGCCGACTACACCGGAGTGGGCATGTCCCAAGCGTCCAATCCAGGCCCGTTCCTCGCCAAAAAAGTTGTAAGCATCCTCCAG GATGGCTTTCCAATCCGAATCAAGGCCGTTAACATAATAAACGAGCCCATGATCTTCAAAGGCATCTTCGCTATAATAAAGCCTTTTCTGAAGGAGAAGATGGCAGAGAGG TACATCCTCCACGGCTCGGACCTGCGCTCTCTGCACCGGAACATCCCCCGCTCGGTTCTGCCCGAGGAGTACGGCGGCATCGCGGCCCAGCTGGACTCGTGTGCGTGGTCGAGAGTGCTCCTGAACTGTGAGGAGGAATTCATAGTGGAGTTCTGCCAGCCGGATCCACTAGAGGGCGTGGTGCTTCCAGACGCCATGCTGTTTGAAGGAGAGCAGGCCAGCGGGCAGGACGACGACACCTTCAGGGGGCTGCGCTCGCAACTCTACTACTGTTACTGA
- the ttpal gene encoding alpha-tocopherol transfer protein-like isoform X3 — protein MADEHESIDLRSPPLDPSAAAGHSWFPGPPPPMYSCTLTPELVHKAREELQEKPEWRLRDVQALRDMILKEQPNLRTRLDDAFLLRFLRARKFDYDRALQLLLNYQAGRKAWPEVFQDLKPSTVKHVLDLGFLTVLPQPDPNGRYILCLRPGKWKPNDYPFVDNVRAIYLTLEKLIQPEETQVNGIVILADYTGVGMSQASNPGPFLAKKVVSILQDGFPIRIKAVNIINEPMIFKGIFAIIKPFLKEKMAERYILHGSDLRSLHRNIPRSVLPEEYGGIAAQLDSCAWSRVLLNCEEEFIVEFCQPDPLEGVVLPDAMLFEGEQASGQDDDTFRGLRSQLYYCY, from the exons ATGGCCGACGAGCATGAGTCCATCGACCTCAGGTCTCCTCCGTTGGACCCATCAGCAGCTGCAGGACACAGCTGGTTCCCCGGACCCCCTCCACCCATGTATTCCTGCACCCTGACCCCCGAGCTGGTGCACAAGGCACGAGAGGAGCTCCAGGAGAAACCAGAGTGGCGTCTCCGGGATGTCCAAGCACTGAGAGACATGATACTGAAG GAACAGCCCAACCTCAGGACCCGGCTGGACGACGCCTTCCTGCTGCGCTTCCTGCGGGCCAGGAAGTTTGACTATGACCGtgcgctgcagctgctgctcaaCTACCAAGCCGGCCGGAAGGCTTGGCCGGAGGTGTTCCAGGACCTGAAGCCATCCACAGTGAAACACGTCCTGGACCTGGGCTTTCTCACAGTCCTGCCACAGCCCGACCCCAACGGGAGATACATCCTCTGTCTCCGGCCAG GGAAATGGAAACCAAATGATTATCCATTTGTTGACAATGTGAGGGCCATCTATCTGACTCTGGAGAAGCTGATCCAGCCGGAGGAGACGCAGGTGAACGGTATTGTGATCTTAGCCGACTACACCGGAGTGGGCATGTCCCAAGCGTCCAATCCAGGCCCGTTCCTCGCCAAAAAAGTTGTAAGCATCCTCCAG GATGGCTTTCCAATCCGAATCAAGGCCGTTAACATAATAAACGAGCCCATGATCTTCAAAGGCATCTTCGCTATAATAAAGCCTTTTCTGAAGGAGAAGATGGCAGAGAGG TACATCCTCCACGGCTCGGACCTGCGCTCTCTGCACCGGAACATCCCCCGCTCGGTTCTGCCCGAGGAGTACGGCGGCATCGCGGCCCAGCTGGACTCGTGTGCGTGGTCGAGAGTGCTCCTGAACTGTGAGGAGGAATTCATAGTGGAGTTCTGCCAGCCGGATCCACTAGAGGGCGTGGTGCTTCCAGACGCCATGCTGTTTGAAGGAGAGCAGGCCAGCGGGCAGGACGACGACACCTTCAGGGGGCTGCGCTCGCAACTCTACTACTGTTACTGA